GGAAGTCCATCACTTTTACACACCACGTGAACCTTTGAAACGAGAAGCTATCAGTTATTAACAAATAAGTAGACTGTAGTGCAGGCAGTGGTATGGGTGGCTGTCAAGACACTTTTTTCCCTTCATGTCCAAAGTGCCCTTTtgatgagctaaaaaaaaaaaaaaaggacaaatgctgatcagtttttttcttgtaaaccACTcccttgtaaaatgtttttttttttttttttacaaatgtagacgataaatatgaaacaaaacaatgaaaaacacaaagcaCAGCTGTAACTCTTATGCTCCATGTAGTCGAACTCTACTGTGCAAACAGACCCAATCTGTATCCGTATACTAGAAAGGGGAGCCACTCTTACTGTCCATTCTGTTGGACTGAAATTCCACACTGTCTGTATGGCTGAATTCTGTCCAAAACGTCCTTGATCTACACTATACCCACGCTATGTTCTTAAATTAGCTTGCAGACAATGAAATGTCTTTCCTATCGTATTTCTGAAGAAATTCATCTTCTTTTCACGCTTCTCATCCGCCCCCGCACTCTACAGGGTCTTTTCGCATAATAGCACTTCAGCTTCAATGGCCTTTGCCCTCCTTCAAGCAGTCACTGCAAACCACTAACTTGAAAACGTGACTCTTTTTCCCTTTACAACGACAGCAGCACGCGTTCATACTTGTTTTCTGTAACAGGTTTTCTAATAATTTCCCTCAGGTACGAGCCACGCCAAATCGTTTTCATGCATTTCTCTACAACTGcgcttttattttcttgtcaacTGCTGTGACGCGTTTTCAACAGTTTAAATACAGTTCAATCTTTTCAAAGTGtaaattaaacattaaaaatgattCTCGATCTTATGTTAGGTGTTTTCACAGAGTGTGAAGGGAGTTTgcataatattatatattagaTTCAATTTTGTTTAATCAAATGAAGTGGCAATGTCAATCAACGAACTGAACAAATACTCACACTATGAGTCCCAGGTCGTCttaaaaataaccaaaagaAATTTCTGGAGTTGTATGCTTTAGTCTGTAATATATTCAGAGAAGACGCACAGATAAGGACTCCCATTCGAGCAGGCTCCTCCCACCACCCACAGCGGCACTGAAAAATGTCACGAGGTAATAATTGCCATGGGGATGGCGCATCCTGGCGGATCTGGGGGCGAGTTGACTGAGGTCCATCGTAGGGGTGTGAGGATTGCCACGCTCCACCATCCTCCATTCTGGAACAGAGAAGCTGCATCGTTCTGTGAAAAGTCTttacagttttattttgtttttttgtttgtgtttttgcttttgagTTTGTGACAAGTCTGAGAAGCTACTCTGTATCGTGGGAGTCGTGGCCTTGTGGATCACAAACTCCTGGTTCTGCCTCATGCAAAGAATATTGAATGATGAGTTTCAAGAGCTGGAGTGGCACAGTCTCCACAGTCATTTGGTTGCTATGAAGAAAGGTGAGCACAGAAGGCAAACATTATGATCTAACTGGTCCATCCAGGTTCTTTTCCTAAACTCCAGTCGGCTTTCGGATCATGTCCAAAAGGATAAGAACATTAGAAGAAATTACCCTGTCGGGATTGTCATCTCCTGCATTCCTCCTGTGCAATCATGAGAACACTGATGTGTTCTTTTAAAAACATAGAAACTCTTTATTACAACCATAGCTCCTCAATGAACTTTTAGCTGTGAACGTTCTACACATGTGCAAGCCATTCTTTCATTttaaagatgattaaaaaaaaacaacaacaacctaaaCCCATAATTGAAAATGCTTCACATCATTCACCACTTGGGTATACGTGAAAGAACATCAAGCTGATTTCAGCTCTCTCACTCCAAAACTATAGAATATCATGGTAACCCTGTATTCCACGTGAGTAAACCTGCTATTTCGATTACTTCTGCATGTAGTTATCATATTCAAGGTTTGTCTTGTACATAAAACCTGATGAGGCAAGTCAAAGAAACcgctatatacagtacatttctccTCCGCGAGGATCATCTCCAACACGACTCGCAAAAAAGAAGGCAGCGGCAAGTTAAAACATTTCAGGCCCCTTGCAAtcaatttcaaaacatgtacTTAACACTCACGGATAAACGTAAAATAAAAAGGATGAGTAAAGCAGCGCAGTACACATAAAGCACAAGTACAAGTCTACCAAACAGATAATTGAACAAGTGAAAGAATCGGAAAAGGGACGTAAGCACCCTGGATCAAATGTTGAGCTTCAAGAGAGTACAGATTTCTATTTCCTCAAACAGATGAGTTCAAGAGTTAGCTTATAGTCATAACACAACCTGCTCGCTGAcaggaaatgataaaaaataaaaataaaaaaaacagtaacctGTAGCTTACATGATGTGTGCCAGGCTGATTTCAAGAATTCAGAAAGGCTTTATTCTGAATGAAAGCCCCAACTGTCAAACTCAAGCCAAAATAAATACTCCCATTCGTACTACAGCGTTGCACTCTTCATTTGTGATTTCCAAAGGCAGAAGATCACAgcacaaaaaatgaataatccattGGGACAAAGCTGGTGATCAAAGCCTAACAGCGCAGCTTGATATCAAGCTTGAGACCAGCGTTTCaagattttcaccaaaaaaaaaaaaatcatcattcacCTTACAAAGCTGAATGTTTAGCAAAAGCAGCTACCCCCCCTAACTCTCccaaacgtttttttcccccaaatatttCAATGAATGAAAACCTTTTAAAACTGTTAAATCCACTTCTAACTCCTTTGTTTAACTACCGGTACGTCCTTGTTTTTACACACTGTCAAAAACAGAGAGGAAAACCGATGAGGCAAAGTGCGAGACAATCTAGAGAACTacacattaggtacacccgggCAAGTTAAAGACCCTGTAAAGCGAAtgtcaagggtttttttttttctctaaatgctttatccacatttcaaaataattgctgaaaacatgtGCAAAGTTTGAGAACTATGTAGTACTCAGTCATGGAGctacagtgtttgtttttttttaaataatttcagttttccagatttttttggtgggtgtgGCTAACACAGTACGGCCTCCTTTCGATCATGAGTTGAAATTGAGCGCCTTGGTTCGCATCAGCGATTAACTGGCGTAATTGCAATGTGAAGTTATCTATGCCTGAAccctaaaaaaatacatcctcTCTTTGGATAATCCGTCGGTGTGGCAACTTTAGAGTGCCCCGTTGTTGGCAGTGAGTGCGCACTCGTTATGGAGAGAAGGCGGAAGTGTGAGAGACAAGAAAGAAATACATCCGATGTAACAGTCAGTGTGTCGACGAGGTTTTATGCTGGTGTGTgtgctttagagcgccttgttGTCATGGTGTGGAAAAGCCCTACCATGACACACGTTTTCCAGATCAAGCAGTTGTAtttgactgacaaaaaaaacaaaacaaaaacagttgagTGATATGTGGTTTCAGCGCACTCTGCGAACGCATCCGCCTGCTGTTTCCCATTTTTGCGAACTCGACAATGTTTATAATCATTCAAATTCAGCAGTTTGTTAACATTCTTATCTGTGGTGTGAAATTTGCAAGacatattttcactttacagggactttaaGGAGAACAAGTTCATGAACTATTCCAAAAATTCTGCTTTTGCAagataatgctcagttttgatggaTACGGTCAGCGAGGTATTCATTTAACAGTATGCTCGTATTTTGATTGTAGTTTTCAGTGGTGAAAAAATGCACTGCGTCATACTGACAGTGGAAATTTTGCGGTAAGCAAAGGACTGACTACGCTGGGCAAACCTCCCTGACTGGGAAAATCAAACGTGAACATTAATTTGTGAGGATAGGCAGaatattttcatccatctcTTGTATTCactcatttaactcattcactcccaaagacgtttttaaccctcgtagtccaccgcttgcgataaatgtaaaattatgtctttgaatcaaaggcaaaggcattcggaaaaacacgagagagctgaaacgtatgggggggttctaaaatggcttaaatttcatgacgtcactggctgataattctcaggcattgcagcaataataaaaaaggttttgattccgtaatcttcacaatttacataatttgcaccatagagacccattataattcatatttttgaatgcatcgtaaacctaatgtgtaaacatgtatttcacgcgatttttacgtcaatcgctttgtttttgcttggacagatgccacattgttgggttgaggtcattccaattacgcaacttttaggtggcgccagaggatcgcaaattagtttgcctttttgcaggaggcttcaaaccaatgcattttacatgaacacgtccggtcgggatggttagtagggcttggttgggaccttttttttttccttttgcaaaaaataaagaaaaaaaatcccgaagaactaataaaaactatatatgaatggatagcacagatgcctctgaacattttgagtgtttgaaagaaaaaaaagaatgtttgtataacacaagatacatcattacaaaaattgtaaaatgcgtaacttagggtttttttcatttgaaggacccaagggttaaacgtcttttcagacttggtccagaattggctggtactgaatgagttaataataatGTCATCAACAACTTTCCTGATGTCTGCAATTACAATGttgcgagggggaaaaaaaccgagTTAAGTGTCCGTatctatgtggttgtttttcgCCTGATCAGCATCCGCAAACTCGTAGGTGTCCTCTGCGATTTGTCCGGGTATTCGAAAATCAACAGGTAGAGGATGTGCGGGCTCAGACGCTTGAGACGGAGCCAAGGGGCGGCAGGCCTCCGCCTTCGGACTGGAGGTGCTGTGCGAGTTCTGAGGTTCCAAGTTGCAGGCGGTGCCCTGAAGAAACTGGAGGAAATTTTCCTCAATGGAGCCTTCGCGGCTCGGCAGCCTGTCCTCCACTTCGAGCCCCGCTCGACGAAACAGGCATGGTAGATGTTTGCCCAGCTCATCCCGAATCTGTCTATTGAGACAGCCGTAGAAGAAGGGGTTGGAGGTGAAGCAGAAGTAACCGATCCAGGTGACCGCCTCCTCCAGAGATGCCAATGCGGTCGGGGAGCTGGCAGCCAGGGCGGAATACAGGTGGAACGAAAAATAGGGCAGCCAACAACACAGAAATTGTCCGCCCACCGCCGCCAACACCGCCGCCGCCTTCCCCCCTCCAAACGGCCGGGCCGGCGTCTCCCTTCCGGTCCCGGTCTCCGTCCCAGAGCTGGTAACCATTGTGGACCGGCTACTGAGCGACTCCGATCTCTGGCGCCGCGGCGTGTCGGTCCAAGTGGGTAAAGGCCCGTGGTGCATCGCGGCTACTCGAGCGACTTTGAACATGTTGCAGTATACGACGAAAATGACCAGCAGCGGACAGAGGAAGTAAAGCAGCGTGAAGAGGATCATGAACGCCAAACGATTCGAGCCGCCCCCCGTCCAGTGCAGCGAGCAGCGCCTCTGACCCTGAGCCGGGGGAGATGAGACGTCTCCGCCTCCCCCACTACCCTCCAGAAGGGGAGTCCTCGCACCTTGGAGGATCCAGGCGAGCAGCGGCAAAGCGGACATGGCCAAAGCTTTGATCCATATCCCTACGAGCACTGACGCCACCAGGCCGACGGTCATCTTCACCTCGTAGCGCATGGGGTGGATGATATAATAATAGCGCTCCACGTTAATGACCGAGATGGAGAGGATGGCGGCGCTGACCAGGAACACGCTAAGGAAGAGGTAACTACGGCACAGGGCCTCCCCAAAGAAGGCCCGACTGGAGACCATGCCGAGGGGCATTAGCACCAAGGCGGCCAGCAGGTCCACCAAGCACAGGTGGAAGACGAAGGCAAACTTGTGGAGCTGCGGGACTTTGGCGATGACCGCCATGATGGCCACGTTGCCCACCACGGCGAGCAGATCCATGAACAGCATGGCCGCCAGGGCTAGCCACTGGGACGGAGGCCAGCCCT
The DNA window shown above is from Hippocampus zosterae strain Florida chromosome 9, ASM2543408v3, whole genome shotgun sequence and carries:
- the LOC127608016 gene encoding G-protein coupled receptor 61-like, with protein sequence MEPAWNSSLLPPQLLSNMSTSVLAEGWPPSQWLALAAMLFMDLLAVVGNVAIMAVIAKVPQLHKFAFVFHLCLVDLLAALVLMPLGMVSSRAFFGEALCRSYLFLSVFLVSAAILSISVINVERYYYIIHPMRYEVKMTVGLVASVLVGIWIKALAMSALPLLAWILQGARTPLLEGSGGGGDVSSPPAQGQRRCSLHWTGGGSNRLAFMILFTLLYFLCPLLVIFVVYCNMFKVARVAAMHHGPLPTWTDTPRRQRSESLSSRSTMVTSSGTETGTGRETPARPFGGGKAAAVLAAVGGQFLCCWLPYFSFHLYSALAASSPTALASLEEAVTWIGYFCFTSNPFFYGCLNRQIRDELGKHLPCLFRRAGLEVEDRLPSREGSIEENFLQFLQGTACNLEPQNSHSTSSPKAEACRPLAPSQASEPAHPLPVDFRIPGQIAEDTYEFADADQAKNNHIDTDT